A genome region from Chlorobaculum tepidum TLS includes the following:
- a CDS encoding DUF3644 domain-containing protein, translating into MKARSQELVEKSVSAMVSAIEVYNKPDFKYREETFSILAINAWELLLKAKWLKDNGNKVRMLYVTEKKLRPNGKPYKHAKVKMTGAGNPLTHSLDYLAKRMAEKKTLADAAHKNIIALCEIRDSSVHFYNKSGVFAVRLQEVGSASVRNYAKAAQSWFDIDFSQYNFYLMPLAFVNPQQPGDAIILSKEEKNVATFISSLEAAGDPEADYAVSVNVELKFLKSKADDAIKVQVTNDPSAPKVQLTEEHLKDKYPLNYAALTKACSARYFDFKQNQKYHDLRKPLKSDKRYCHVKKLDPDNPKSAKQAWFSNAVFNVLDKHYTVKG; encoded by the coding sequence ATGAAAGCTCGGTCGCAAGAACTGGTGGAAAAGAGCGTCTCCGCAATGGTTTCGGCGATTGAGGTCTACAACAAGCCCGACTTCAAATACCGAGAGGAAACCTTCTCGATTCTAGCTATCAATGCCTGGGAGCTACTCCTAAAGGCAAAATGGCTTAAGGACAACGGGAACAAAGTTCGTATGCTTTACGTCACAGAGAAGAAACTGCGACCAAACGGAAAACCGTACAAGCATGCCAAGGTCAAGATGACGGGTGCAGGAAATCCCCTCACGCACAGCCTAGATTACTTGGCAAAAAGGATGGCTGAGAAGAAGACGCTAGCTGATGCTGCTCACAAGAACATCATCGCGCTCTGCGAGATCAGAGACTCATCAGTCCATTTCTACAACAAAAGCGGAGTGTTCGCCGTGCGGCTCCAAGAGGTCGGAAGTGCCTCGGTTAGGAACTATGCGAAGGCTGCGCAGTCATGGTTCGACATCGACTTTTCACAGTACAACTTCTATTTGATGCCCCTGGCATTCGTTAATCCTCAACAGCCAGGCGATGCAATCATTCTGAGCAAAGAGGAGAAAAATGTTGCAACATTTATCTCATCGCTCGAAGCGGCAGGTGACCCCGAGGCGGACTATGCGGTTTCTGTAAACGTAGAGCTCAAGTTCCTAAAGTCAAAAGCGGATGATGCGATCAAGGTTCAGGTCACGAACGACCCAAGTGCTCCTAAAGTTCAGCTCACTGAAGAGCACCTGAAAGATAAGTATCCGCTCAACTATGCTGCGCTTACCAAAGCATGCTCAGCTCGCTATTTCGATTTCAAGCAGAACCAGAAGTATCACGATCTGCGCAAGCCCCTGAAGTCAGACAAGCGGTATTGCCATGTCAAGAAGCTTGATCCCGACAATCCGAAGAGTGCCAAGCAGGCGTGGTTTAGCAATGCCGTGTTCAACGTGTTGGACAAGCACTACACGGTCAAGGGCTAA
- the tpiA gene encoding triose-phosphate isomerase produces MRRKIVVGNWKMNNTIAESVDLATAIAEKVGADGVQCEVGIAPTFPALYEVCKVIEWSGIRLCAQNCHYESDGPFTGEVSTRMLAAAGCSYVILGHSERRQLFGETNATVNLKVKKALAEGLSVILCVGETLDERERGVTGQIVTAQVVEGLIDVTDISKLVIAYEPVWAIGTGKTATKEQAQEVHALIRAKVTELYGQKAADHLRIQYGGSVKPSNAAELFAMPDIDGGLIGGASLNADDFMAIVEAAG; encoded by the coding sequence ATGCGCAGAAAAATTGTGGTGGGCAACTGGAAGATGAACAACACCATCGCCGAGTCTGTCGATCTGGCAACTGCGATTGCCGAGAAGGTCGGAGCTGACGGTGTGCAGTGTGAAGTGGGCATCGCCCCCACATTTCCGGCGTTGTACGAGGTTTGCAAGGTGATCGAGTGGAGCGGAATCAGGCTCTGCGCTCAGAACTGTCATTACGAGAGTGATGGCCCATTCACCGGCGAGGTCTCCACGCGGATGCTTGCCGCTGCCGGATGCAGCTATGTTATCCTCGGGCACTCGGAGCGCCGTCAACTGTTCGGCGAAACCAATGCCACGGTCAACCTCAAGGTCAAAAAGGCGTTGGCTGAAGGGTTGAGCGTCATCCTCTGCGTTGGTGAGACGCTCGACGAGCGCGAGCGCGGCGTGACGGGTCAGATCGTCACTGCCCAAGTGGTTGAGGGGCTGATTGATGTTACCGACATCAGCAAGCTGGTGATTGCCTACGAACCGGTATGGGCAATCGGCACCGGCAAAACCGCCACCAAAGAGCAGGCGCAGGAGGTTCACGCGCTGATTCGGGCGAAAGTCACCGAACTCTACGGTCAGAAAGCGGCGGACCATCTCAGGATCCAGTACGGCGGCAGCGTCAAACCCTCTAACGCTGCGGAGCTTTTCGCCATGCCGGATATCGACGGTGGCCTGATTGGTGGCGCGAGCCTCAATGCCGACGACTTCATGGCGATTGTCGAGGCGGCGGGGTAA
- the greA gene encoding transcription elongation factor GreA has product MSDRIYLTRDGYNRLKEELHLLMTETRKEVLEKIAEARSHGDLSENAEYDAAREEQSQLEAKIGEIENKLASATILDPKQIKTDRVYILTSVKLRNLDAEDEIIEYTLVSSEEADSDLGKISVRSPVGRSLIGKSVGDKVTISVPKGELHYEILDIFVK; this is encoded by the coding sequence ATGAGTGATCGAATTTATCTGACACGAGATGGGTATAATCGGCTCAAGGAGGAACTTCACTTGTTGATGACCGAGACCCGCAAGGAGGTGCTTGAAAAGATTGCCGAAGCTCGCTCGCATGGAGACCTGAGTGAAAACGCCGAGTATGACGCTGCCCGAGAAGAACAGTCGCAACTTGAAGCGAAAATCGGTGAAATCGAAAATAAACTGGCATCAGCTACTATCCTCGATCCCAAGCAGATCAAGACCGATCGGGTTTATATTCTCACATCGGTAAAGCTACGTAATCTGGATGCCGAGGACGAAATTATTGAATACACCCTTGTCTCGTCCGAGGAGGCCGATTCCGATCTTGGCAAAATATCCGTGCGTTCTCCCGTCGGCCGGTCGCTGATTGGCAAGTCGGTTGGTGACAAGGTTACAATCAGCGTGCCGAAAGGTGAGCTCCATTATGAAATCCTCGATATTTTTGTTAAATAA
- a CDS encoding DegQ family serine endoprotease translates to MKKKLTMLKSAALVSVGITAGALAFSNLDFSFNGGGNNGFMVSSHPNSSIAAETLRNHPIRTLNDLNDAFVDIAESATPSVVTIYTETEVDRRIMTPFDFFGKSFGEMFDFPLPEEPNVRKEVIHGLGSGVIVSQDGYILTNNHVIDQAGSIAVMTSDNRKFKAKIVGTDPRTDLAVLKISGSGLKPIAFGDSDKLRVGEWVLAIGSPLGENLARTVTQGIVSAKGRVNVGVADYENFIQTDAAINPGNSGGPLVNIGGELVGINTAIASRTGGFEGIGFAVPSNMAYRVYTSLVKNGKVERGYLGVTIQDIDENIAKGLQLKSPEGVLVGTVMQGGPAARAGLKSGDVILEFNGRKVNSAAELRNRIAAMAPGSSAAIRINRDGAILTLNARLESLPDNATASARSTESKNELLGFSVAPLTPELAGRLNLKADSRRIVVTSVSKSSRAFSVGLRPGDVVISVDKKPVDSVAAFNAIVKNKKRGDLLFLLVERGWSRMYFAFNL, encoded by the coding sequence ATGAAAAAGAAACTGACTATGCTCAAATCGGCAGCGCTGGTATCTGTGGGGATCACCGCTGGGGCGCTCGCTTTTTCCAATCTCGATTTTTCGTTTAACGGAGGCGGCAATAACGGGTTTATGGTTTCCAGTCACCCCAACTCGAGTATTGCGGCTGAAACCCTTCGCAACCATCCGATACGGACGCTCAACGATCTCAATGATGCTTTCGTGGATATCGCTGAGTCAGCTACCCCTTCGGTGGTGACGATTTATACTGAAACCGAAGTGGATCGCCGGATTATGACCCCCTTCGATTTTTTCGGCAAATCGTTTGGAGAGATGTTTGACTTTCCTTTACCCGAAGAACCGAACGTTCGCAAGGAGGTGATCCATGGACTGGGATCGGGTGTGATCGTCAGCCAGGATGGCTACATTCTGACCAACAACCATGTGATCGACCAGGCGGGCTCCATTGCGGTTATGACCTCTGATAACCGGAAATTCAAGGCCAAGATCGTCGGCACCGATCCCCGCACCGACCTGGCTGTGCTGAAGATTTCCGGTTCCGGTCTCAAGCCGATCGCTTTCGGCGACAGCGACAAGCTGCGGGTCGGGGAGTGGGTGCTCGCCATCGGCAGTCCACTCGGCGAAAACCTCGCCCGCACCGTGACGCAGGGTATCGTTAGCGCCAAGGGCCGTGTCAATGTCGGGGTGGCCGATTACGAGAATTTTATCCAGACTGATGCAGCCATCAATCCAGGAAACTCTGGCGGCCCATTGGTCAATATCGGTGGCGAGCTGGTAGGCATCAATACGGCGATAGCCAGCCGCACTGGTGGGTTTGAAGGTATCGGCTTTGCCGTGCCGTCGAACATGGCATATCGGGTCTATACTTCGCTGGTTAAAAACGGCAAGGTCGAGCGCGGCTACCTCGGCGTTACGATTCAGGATATCGATGAGAATATCGCCAAGGGGCTGCAACTCAAATCTCCCGAAGGGGTTCTGGTCGGCACGGTGATGCAGGGTGGCCCTGCGGCCAGGGCCGGCCTGAAGAGCGGGGATGTGATCCTTGAATTCAACGGACGGAAGGTGAACAGCGCGGCGGAGCTGCGCAACCGGATCGCGGCGATGGCTCCCGGCAGCAGCGCCGCCATCAGGATCAATCGCGACGGCGCGATTCTCACCTTGAACGCACGCCTCGAATCGCTTCCAGACAACGCGACCGCCTCGGCTCGAAGCACCGAATCGAAGAACGAATTGCTCGGCTTCTCGGTTGCGCCATTGACCCCCGAACTGGCCGGGCGGCTGAATCTGAAAGCCGACTCGCGCCGGATCGTGGTGACATCAGTCAGCAAATCGAGCAGGGCCTTCTCGGTTGGCCTTCGTCCGGGCGATGTGGTCATATCGGTCGACAAAAAGCCGGTGGATTCGGTTGCGGCATTCAATGCAATCGTCAAAAACAAGAAAAGGGGCGATCTGCTCTTCCTGTTGGTTGAGCGCGGATGGAGTCGGATGTATTTTGCGTTTAATCTGTAA